aaaatcatgaaaatattctataaaaaaaaatcgcaaCAATGTGAAGCAAAatgataccaaaaaaaaaacccttgacACCACATCTTCaaatgaataattcaaaaagtttaAGTCAATCTCTACATGAAAAGCACATACGTAATGCATTAGCTCACAAATAGGAGCATTAGATTCTAACACTCGCGACAATATGAGGCacagagattaaaaaaaaaaacatggcacCATACCTTCCAATGAATAATCCAAAAAGTTTTAAGTCAATCTCTACAAGCACAATTAAGTGTTTATTCGCTTCTGTCACATTTAATGACATAAAAAACCTCTTGACTATCATTTGAATGTGACATGAGCGAATATACATTTTAACAAATAGCAGTATTAAAGAATACTCTTTCATTATCACAATTAAGCATGTTGGGTTTGGCAACTCGATGCTAAATTTGGGATCCGGGGGATCCTACAGGACACCCTGTAAGTCACAATCACAGCCACCTGAAAGTGCTTCCGACTGTCGGACTTAAAAATCCTGACTATCGAAAACACTTATGGACTGCTTGAATGTGGCCTAAACTACGGGTAGTGTCCTGCAGGATTTCTAATTCTGCTAAATTTGGCTGAATTTTTTAGCTCTTACAAATTTTTGGGAAGGTATTTAACTGCCCAATGTAAATGCTTTCAACGGTCGAATTCAAAAATAGAAACTCTATttttaaatctgaaccgtcGAAAACACTCCTAGACGGCTTGGATGTGCCCTAAATTACAGGGAGTGTCCTGCAGGATTTCTAATTCTGCTAAATTTGGCTGAATTTTTTTAGCTCTTCCGAATTTTTGGGAAGGTATTTGGCTGCCCGGTGTAGATGCTATTTGTACACTCATTCGTTGCGCGTTCAGCGTACATAGCCTAATTTTTGTCTAATTGACtcttgttttttgtatttttgggttaaaacTTTTTTCAAGAAGAATTCAAGAAGTAAAAATCTCATCAAGAAGAGAAGATGAAAAACAATCACTCCGTTCGATTTAACATTTTGAGAGTTACTTTTTACTCTCggttcaattttcaataaatctttctctctatttctctccacttattaccacttcaactctcaaaaataacttttaaaatgtaaaccaaacaaagccaaaagTCTAAAAAACACCAATCTGGATGACGCCGTCCGGAGCTATTGGATATATGTAAGTTCAAGTCCATCCAACGGCTCTGAACAAAGTAGGAAATTGTGTCCGTATCTCATTGCTggcaaacaaatttcaaacttcaatGGACGTGGTCCAATCCCCATCCCCTAGTTCACCTGCGGATCAGCCCCGCTCCACGATCGCTCATTCCCCGGCTCTGCTGCGTCTGCGTGCATAGAAAGCACAACACTGAACTCTACGGCACACGCCACTttccagctctctctctctctctctctctctctctgaaaaaaTGACCATGCCCATTGTTTCGCCAATTTTCTCGGGAAAATGGCCCGGAAAAACTGCCGAATTCCTTGTATCAGCCATGAGTTCCATTGTCTTCCTTTTCCTTGACTTCCTGGACATTCTTCTCTGCGACTTCTTCAAAATTGTGGACGAATTCTTCGAAGGAAAGGCCGGCCCATGTTACTGTCACAACAGGGGAGAGGGACGGGCGGGCGCGGTCGACGAGAGAGGAAGCGAAGCGTCAGAGACTCTGTACGGAAGGAAAAATGTGTTCAGGGAAATGGGTTCCGTCCGATTCCCGAGAAAATCGGAGGGGTTTGCGAAGAATGGAGGCGGGAATGGGATTGTGGGGAATAGGTGGTCCGATTGTGGGTGTGAGTCCTGCGTTTCGTGGATGAGCATTGGCGATCAGAGGCTTCATGTTGTTGTAAAAGAACCATCAGAAGGTATTCACTGGAAACTACTCTAGCTTGCCATCCTTAGCCTTaggtagtgtttttttttttttcccttgggtaATGAAGAGTGTCCTGATGAACCAGACTAATCTCTCTAGTCACGCGTGTTTGTGTGAGGTGAGGTGGTTCTCAGGACAAATCGCTGTCAAGAGGAATCGACCTGCAACTTCGGGGTGGCCAAGGCAAGTCGATTAGAACAAATTCCCCTGGGGTTATCCTTAGGTAGTGTTTGGTTCCCTATAATGATATTTCTTGGCCTCCTAGCTAGTGGAATGTCCGTCCAGTGAAATTGGTAAACGATGATTCCATATGCGATATACATTTTACCACTTTTTAGCAAGTCAATCGTAATGGAAGTTCCTAAGGAATGAGCTTTCCATTCCAGCTAGCTTCATTCCATCGAGTCATGAGTCAGTgacccaaacacacacacacacactcacacaaaaATCGAAATGTTTCTTGGAAGAGTCAGTTCTTGGTTAGAAGAGAAgggaagagaaagaaataaagatCAGAATTCTAACTCTCACCTCCGAGATTGGTAACGATATCAACGAATGCAGACTTACTGCTATCAAATGCCATAATTCTTGAAACTTAGTAGGagaagaggtttttttttctccctttcttttgtttggatGTCTTTTCACCAGTTGAGGAGGTAGGTGGGGTTTGTTTTGCCCTCGAGTTTGGTTTGATTCCTTTGATGTTCAGTTGCACTCAATTACTTCAAAGTGTTTTCTATTTCAGTGTTGGATAGCTATTGAATTTGTCTTCCCTTTGGTTGCTTTAGAAGTTGCTTATGTTGTTGTCCTGATACGTTTCACAGATGCCTTTGGGAGAGATTGCAGCAGTAAGCCAACAGAAAATGTGATATTCTTACATGGGTTCCTCTCATCGTCCTTAATTTGGACAGAAATGGTGTTTCCTAACCTGTCTGAACCCACAAAGCGTAACTACAGATTATTTGCCTTGGACCTCTTAGGGTTTGGAAGAAGCCCGAAGCCAAGAGACTGTTTGTACACTTTGAGAGATCACCTGGAAATGGTTGAGAAATCGGTCATCGATGCTTTTCAGTTGAGTTCTTTCCATTTGGTTGCACACTCCATGGGCTGTATAGTTGCAGTAGCATTGGCCGCAAAGCACTCCAAGTCTGTTAAATCTATCACCCTGTTAGCACCAGTGAGTTcactttttcactttttttacggtcgctaa
This DNA window, taken from Rhododendron vialii isolate Sample 1 chromosome 8a, ASM3025357v1, encodes the following:
- the LOC131335205 gene encoding probable lysophospholipase BODYGUARD 4 is translated as MTMPIVSPIFSGKWPGKTAEFLVSAMSSIVFLFLDFLDILLCDFFKIVDEFFEGKAGPCYCHNRGEGRAGAVDERGSEASETLYGRKNVFREMGSVRFPRKSEGFAKNGGGNGIVGNRWSDCGCESCVSWMSIGDQRLHVVVKEPSEDAFGRDCSSKPTENVIFLHGFLSSSLIWTEMVFPNLSEPTKRNYRLFALDLLGFGRSPKPRDCLYTLRDHLEMVEKSVIDAFQLSSFHLVAHSMGCIVAVALAAKHSKSVKSITLLAPPYFLSPKDGASLTALRGLTDRKLWPPLLFGSAVMAWYEHLGRGVCFLFCRNHRAWEWILKLLTRRRDLHFMFTDMTRHTHHSAWHTMHNVICGGAKSMDEFLESLRDSKAKIHVIQGAEDHVVRVECSSNIKMKVPQAEVEIIANADHNTIILNREREFTRNLERIWASTADNKIAARMLF